One genomic segment of Centroberyx gerrardi isolate f3 chromosome 4, fCenGer3.hap1.cur.20231027, whole genome shotgun sequence includes these proteins:
- the panx2 gene encoding pannexin-2, translating to MQNILDQNLDMATALLAGEKLKELILPGSSQDEKGGALAGLMVQLKLELPFDRVVTIGTVIIPILLVTLVFTRNFAEESIYCYTPHNFTRDQALYARGYCWTELRDAVPGVESNLRPSLFEHKFLPYALLAFAGIMYIPALGWEFLASTRLTSELNFLLHEIDNCYHRAAEGRAPKIEKQIQSKGPGITERERREIIENAEKEKSPEQNLFEKYLERRGQSNFLAKLYLARHLAIICLSSIPISYLSAYYARQRQNEFTCALGEPPDTSSYQELKLSVNCKLPAVQLQRIMAAVDIALLCTMNLIILVNLLHLFVVRKSNFVFDKLHKVGIKTRRRWQKSQFCDINILAMFCNENRDHIKSLNRLDFITNESDLMYDNVVRQLLAALAQSNHDATPTVRDSGIQTIDPNMDPSVLGVGELGGEPLVIKRPRKKIKWIPTSNPLPQPFKEPLTLTRLENSTKPDKPKPLRRKTVADNFIAPLLDTKSTQHPPSKDLSGIEKKHTRNFSLDVHPYMLTIRKPKVEATIIEPLPSELPMDTVYIEGTHTIVHVSAAITEKKVCTPESTNTAFSTVTLPTTTYVNGVSPNPPSSEDPLSPKPSPPISEPLTQPENPESQPLPLTIAPAQLLSMHHTLFEKDEEEGNRRDRLAERPGELIAAGEC from the exons ATGCAGAACATCCTTGATCAAAACTTAGACATGGCCACAGCTCTGCTCGCTGGGGAGAAGCTGAAGGAGCTGATCCTGCCGGGCTCGTCTCAGGATGAGAAGGGCGGGGCGCTGGCCGGCCTCATGGTCCAGCTCAAACTGGAGCTGCCCTTCGATCGGGTCGTCACCATAGGGACCGTCATCATCCCCATTCTGCTCGTCACCCTCGTCTTCACAAGGAACTTTGCAG AGGAATCCATATACTGTTACACACCACACAACTTCACCAGAGACCAGGCACTGTATGCAAGAGGCTACTGCTGGACAGAGCTGCGCGATGCTGTACCTGGGGTGGAATCTAACCTCCGGCCTTCACTGTTTGAACACAAGTTCCTGCCCTACGCTCTGTTGGCTTTTGCTGGCATCATGTACATTCCTGCTTTGGGCTGGGAGTTCCTCGCCTCCACGCGGCTCACTTCAGAGCTCAACTTCCTGCTCCACGAGATTGATAATTGCTATCACCGAGCTGCTGAGGGCCGAGCCCCGAAGATCGAGAAGCAGATCCAGTCCAAAGGGCCTGGCATCACCGaacgagagaggagggagatcaTAGAGAAtgcagagaaggagaagagtcCTGAGCAGAACCTGTTTGAGAAGTATCTGGAGAGACGAGGCCAAAGCAATTTTCTGGCGAAGCTTTACCTGGCACGCCATCTGGCTATTATCTGCCTCAGCTCCATCCCCATCTCCTACCTGAGCGCCTACTATGCCCGCCAGCGGCAGAACGAGTTCACCTGCGCCCTGGGCGAGCCTCCGGACACTAGCAGCTACCAAGAGCTGAAGCTCAGCGTCAACTGTAAGCTGCCCGCTGTGCAGCTGCAGCGCATCATGGCGGCAGTGGACATTGCTCTTCTCTGCACAATGAACCTCATCATCCTGGTTAATTTGCTACATTTGTTTGTGGTGCGCAAGTCCAACTTTGTATTTGACAAGCTGCATAAAGTTGGTATTAAGACACGGCGGCGCTGGCAAAAGTCTCAGTTCTGTGATATCAACATCCTGGCCATGTTCTGCAATGAGAACAGGGACCACATCAAGTCACTCAACCGGCTGGACTTCATCACCAATGAGAGTGACCTCATGTATGACAATGTAGTCCGGCAGCTGTTGGCTGCCCTGGCACAGTCTAACCATGATGCCACACCCACTGTGAGGGACTCTGGGATACAGACCATAGACCCCAACATGGACCCCTCTGTTCTGGGAGTGGGAGAGCTGGGAGGAGAGCCGCTGGTCATCAAACGGCCCCGCAAGAAGATTAAATGGATCCCAACCTCAAATCCTCTTCCTCAACCATTCAAG GAACCCCTGACCCTCACACGTTTGGAGAATAGCACCAAGCCTGACAAACCCAAACCGCTCAGGCGAAAAACAGTGGCAGACAACTTCATTGCACCACTTCTGGATACCAAGAGCACACAGCATCCGCCTTCAAAAG aTTTAAGTGGGATAGAGAAGAAACATACCCGCAACTTCTCTCTGGACGTCCACCCATACATGCTGACCATTCGTAAGCCCAAGGTGGAGGCCACGATCATAGAACCACTGCCCTCAGAACTCCCCATGGATACAGTGTACATTGAAGGCACACACACTATTGTCCATGTGTCTGCTGCGATTACAG AGAAGAAGGTTTGCACTCCGGAATCGACCAACACTGCCTTTTCCACAGTGACCCTGCCCACCACTACATACGTGAATGGCGTCAGCCCCAACCCACCCTCCAGTGAGGACCCCCTCAGCCCCAagccctcccctcccatcaGCGAGCCTCTCACCCAGCCGGAAAACCCAGAGTCTCAGCCGCTACCCTTAACCATAGCCCCTGCACAGCTGCTCAGTATGCATCATACTCTCTTTGAGAAAGACGAGGAAGAGGGAAACCGTAGagacagactggcagagagacCTGGGGAGCTCATCGCTGCCGGGGAATgttga